The proteins below come from a single Trichocoleus desertorum ATA4-8-CV12 genomic window:
- a CDS encoding rRNA pseudouridine synthase, giving the protein MEERLHKILAQWGIASRRHAEKMIQDGRVRLNGTVAQLGQKADTQRDRIEVDGVTIQPAQRPQHLYLLLHKPAGVVSTCDDPWQRSTVLDLLPEDLQQGHGLHPVGRLDFDSTGALLLTNDGELTYYLTHPRHQIPKTYNVWVQGRPSESVLQQWRQGVVLSNRKTLPAQVRVIERQMGKTHLEIVLNEGRNRQIRRVAEQLGHPVLQLHRIAIGPIQLQQLLPGHYRALSEFEINFLQTETISPKRSTGS; this is encoded by the coding sequence ATGGAAGAACGGCTGCATAAAATTCTGGCCCAATGGGGCATTGCTTCTCGTCGTCATGCTGAGAAGATGATTCAAGATGGGCGAGTGCGCTTAAATGGTACTGTAGCGCAACTAGGCCAGAAAGCGGATACTCAACGCGATCGCATTGAGGTGGATGGAGTCACGATCCAGCCTGCTCAGCGGCCTCAACACCTGTACCTTCTGCTCCACAAGCCTGCTGGTGTCGTCTCAACCTGTGATGACCCCTGGCAGCGCTCTACAGTGCTTGATTTACTTCCTGAAGATCTACAACAAGGGCATGGTCTGCATCCTGTTGGTCGTCTAGATTTTGACTCTACTGGGGCTTTACTGTTAACCAATGACGGTGAACTAACGTATTATCTGACTCACCCTCGTCATCAAATCCCCAAAACTTATAATGTTTGGGTGCAAGGCCGTCCTTCCGAGTCAGTTTTGCAGCAATGGCGTCAGGGAGTTGTCTTATCGAATCGCAAAACCTTACCTGCACAAGTCCGTGTAATAGAGCGGCAAATGGGGAAAACTCACTTAGAAATCGTGCTGAACGAAGGTAGAAATCGACAAATTCGCCGAGTGGCCGAACAACTCGGGCATCCAGTCCTACAACTACATCGGATAGCAATTGGACCGATTCAACTCCAACAACTCCTTCCCGGTCACTACCGAGCCCTCAGCGAGTTTGAAATCAATTTTTTACAGACGGAAACTATTAGTCCTAAACGATCTACTGGTTCCTAG
- a CDS encoding DUF4115 domain-containing protein: MKKSALQQEQERIEILQEMGSHLRQLRQKQSMSLEEVAAKTKIQMRLLNAIESGQLEELPEPVYIQGFIKQFADALGINGAAFASSFPTTPILRPVQQPWRHLPAAQLRPVHLYVVYVCLIVFAVNSLSYLMNRSTRPTLANVEAYQPSGNQPPGQAVSPVASNQVFGPFNPAKTTATPSGKQRSTTLGLAGLLSAPPDADNVNNANKPVRVSVILKAQSWIRVVTDGKTEFEGVLPEGTQRVWMADEQLTLRAGNAGGVLVGLNEQQAKQLGDPGSVEEVTFEANANAAQLPSNIVDDAIEGSRNTANVAVFSAPSDQVAIR; this comes from the coding sequence ATGAAGAAGTCAGCCCTACAACAAGAGCAAGAACGAATCGAAATACTGCAAGAGATGGGGTCTCACTTACGCCAGCTTCGCCAAAAACAGTCGATGTCGTTAGAGGAAGTTGCTGCCAAAACCAAGATCCAAATGCGTCTCCTCAACGCCATTGAATCAGGTCAACTAGAGGAATTACCGGAACCTGTTTATATTCAGGGCTTTATTAAACAGTTTGCCGATGCTTTGGGGATCAATGGGGCAGCGTTTGCGAGTTCATTCCCCACTACACCAATTTTGCGGCCTGTCCAGCAGCCTTGGCGTCATCTACCCGCAGCTCAATTACGTCCCGTCCATCTATACGTTGTTTACGTCTGTTTAATTGTATTTGCAGTCAATAGCTTGTCTTACCTGATGAACCGTTCTACTAGGCCGACGCTGGCCAATGTAGAGGCTTATCAACCATCGGGTAATCAACCACCAGGACAAGCAGTTAGCCCAGTGGCATCTAATCAGGTTTTTGGCCCCTTTAACCCTGCGAAAACAACCGCCACTCCTTCAGGTAAGCAAAGATCTACAACTCTAGGGCTAGCGGGTCTACTCTCTGCTCCCCCAGATGCTGACAATGTCAACAATGCTAACAAGCCCGTCAGAGTCAGCGTGATCTTAAAAGCGCAATCTTGGATTCGGGTCGTGACTGACGGCAAAACTGAATTCGAAGGCGTCTTGCCGGAAGGCACCCAGCGAGTTTGGATGGCAGATGAACAGCTAACACTGCGGGCGGGTAATGCTGGGGGTGTCTTGGTCGGGCTAAATGAGCAACAAGCCAAGCAGCTAGGTGATCCTGGCTCGGTCGAAGAAGTCACGTTTGAAGCCAATGCGAATGCTGCTCAACTTCCCTCAAATATCGTGGATGATGCCATAGAGGGCTCTCGAAACACTGCGAATGTTGCCGTATTTTCAGCTCCATCTGACCAGGTAGCGATTCGCTAG